From the Streptomyces nodosus genome, the window ATCGCCGAGCTGGGCGGCACACGCCTCAAGGCCGCCTTCGAACTGCACCTAGCCAAGGAGTTCCTGCGCGAGTCGGTCCGGCTGACGCTGCGACCGGAGGGCACGATCCTGCCGTCGCCGGTCGACGGCAAGGAGAACCGTCTCTACCGGGTGCCCGTGGGCGTCGTCGGAGTGATCAGCCCGTTCAACTTCCCCTTCCTGCTGTCACTGAAGTCCGTCGCCCCCGCGCTCGCGCTCGGCAACGGCGTGGTCCTCAAGCCCCACCAGGACACACCGGTCGTCGGAGGCTCCCTGATCGCCAGGCTCTTCGAGGACGCGGGGCTCCCCGGCGGCCTGCTCAATGTCGTGATCACCGATATCGCGGAGATCGGTGACGCCTTCCTCGAACACCCCGTCCCGAAGGTGATCTCCTTCACCGGCTCCGACCAGGTCGGCCGGCATGTGGCCACGGTCTGTGCCTCGCTCTTCAAGCGCTCCGTCCTCGAACTGGGCGGCAACAGCGCGCTGGTGGTCCTGGACGACGCGGATGTGGACTACGCGGTCGACGCCGCCGTCTTCAGCCGCTATGTGCACCAGGGGCAGGTCTGTATGGCCGCCAACCGTGTGCTGGTGGACCGCTCGGTGCAGAAGGAGTTCACCGAGAAGTTCGTCGCCAAGGTGAGGTCCCTCAAGGCCGGCGACCCGCGCGACCCGGAGACCGTCATCGGCCCGGTCATCAACTCCTCCCAGGCGGAAGCCATTTCGGGCGTGGTCCAGCAGGCGGTCGCCGAGGGTGCGACGGCGCTGGTGCACGGCACGACCACCGGCAACCTGATCGAACCCTCCGTGCTGACCGGTCTCCCCGCCGACTCGGCCCTTCTGCGGCAGGAGGTCTTCGGCCCGGTCGCCTTCCTCATTCCGTTCGACGGTGAGCAGGAGGCCGTACGGATCGTCAATGACACCCCCTACGGTCTCAGCGGCGCCGTCCACACCGGCGACATCGAGCGCGGCGTCCGCTTCGCCCGGCAGATCGACACCGGGATGTTCCATGTGAACGACGGCACCGTCCACGACGAGCCGATCGTCCCCTTCGGGGGCGAGAAGCACTCGGGCATCGGCCGCCTCAACGGCGAGACCACGATCGACGCGTTCACCACGCAGAAGTGGATCTCGGTGCAGCACGGGCGGAGCGCCTTCCCGTTCTAGTGCCGCGGCACCGGCGGTCTTCGGCTCCGGGCCTCAGTGGTGGAAGCTGGTGGCCAGCCGCTTGTCGCGGGTCATCGGACACGTCTGCCGCCGCACCAGGGGCAACAGCCGGGTGAGATCGTCCATGAACAGATCGGCGAGGTCCGTCGAAAAGCCGTTGCGGCACACGATCCGCAGGACGGACAGGTCCTCACGGTCGGCCGGGAAGGTGTACGCGGGCACCAGCCAGCCGAACTCACGCAGGCGCCGGGAGACGTCGAAGACGTCGTACGCCTTCACCTCCGCCGCGGTGGTGAAGGCGAAGACCGGCAGCTGGTCGCCCCGGGTGAGGAGGCGGAAGTCGCCGAGCGCCTCCACCCGCTCGGCCAGGCTCCGCGCCACATCCCGTGTGGTCTGCTGGACGGCCCGGTATCCGTCCCGGCCCAGTCTCAGGAAGGTGTAGTACTGCGCGACCACCTGGGCCCCGGGCCGGGAGAAGTTGAGCGCGAAGGTCGGCATGTCGCCGCCCAGGTAGTTCACCCGGAAGACCAACTCCTCGGGGAGCACCTCCTGGTCGCGCCACAGCGCCCAGCCGACGCCCGGGTAGACCAGCCCGTACTTGTGGCCGGACGTGTTGATCGAGGAGACCCGGGGCAGCCGGAAGTCCCACACCAGGTCCTCGTCGAGGAAGGGCGCGATCATCGCTCCGGACGCGCCGTCCACATGCACCGGGATGTCCAGGCCGCTGCGCTCCTGAAGGGCGTCCAGTGCCGCGCACAGGTCGGCGATCGGTTCGTACGACCCGTCGAAGGTGGATCCGAGGATGCCGACGACCCCGATCGTGTTCTCGTCGCACAGATCGGCGGCGGCCTGAGGGTCGATATGGAACCGGTCGCCCTCCATGGGCACCTGGCGCGCCTCGACCTCCCAGAAGGTGCAGAACTTCTCCCAGCAGACCTGCACATTCACCCCCATGACCAGATTGGGACGGGCGTCGGCCGACGGGTAGCGATCCGCGTTGCGCCGGATCCAGCGCCGCTTCAGGGCCATCCCGGCGAGCATGCACGCCTCGCTCGAACCGTTCGTCGAACAGCCCACGACGGTCTCCGGACGGGGTGCGTTCCACAGATGGGCGAGCATGGCCACGCAGCGGCGCTCCAGCTCGGCCGAGCGCGGGTACTCGTCCTTGTCGATCATGTTCTTGTCGCGGCACTCCGACATCAGCCGGTCGGCCTGCTCCTCCATCCAGGTGGTGACGAAGGTGGCGAGATTCAGCCGTGCGTTGCCGTCCAGCATCAGTTCGTCGTGGACCAGCTGATAGGCGACCGAGGGCGGCATCGGGCCGTCGGGCAGCCGGTGCTTGTGCGGGGCCTCGGACATCTCGACGGCCGGATTGGCCTCCCCGAAGAAGGGGTTCAACGACCTGGGGCGCCCGTCGGGCTGTGTCGAGCCGGTGTGCAGTGGCATGGTCTCTCGTCTCCCGTCACGTCGGTGGTGTGCGTCCGCGTCTCATCGGATCCGGGCCTTCTGCCGCTTCATCGCATCGGCGCGGCCCGCCGGTTCACGGGCCCGGGCACTTCACCCGTTCGGCTCAGTGCGGGCCGCGCCCTCGGAGCGTGGCGGCCGGCCGGGGAGAGGAGAGCCGCAGTGCCCCGAGGAGAGAGGCTTGCACCTCACGCGACGTGAGGGCGCAGTCTGAGGCGCGTACCCGGAAGGGAGCGGAGATGAGCTACTCGGTGGGCGAGGTGGCCGGCTTCGCCGGTGTGACCGTACGCACGCTGCACCACTACGACGAGATCGGTCTGCTCGTCCCCGGTGAGCGCACCCGTGCGGGCCACCGGCGCTACGGCGAGGCGGACCTCGACCGGCTGCAGCAGATCCTGTTCTACCGGGAGCTCGGCTTTCCGCTCGACGAGGTCGCCGCCCTGCTCGACGATCCGGACACGGACCCGCGCGCACATCTGCGCCGCCAGCACCGGCTGCTGACCGTCCGGATCGAGAGACTGCGCAGCATGGCGGCGGCCGTGGAACGCGCCATGGAGGCACACACGATGGGCATCGCTCTCACACCGCAGGAGAGGTTCGAGGTCTTCGGGGACCAGGACCCCGAACAGCACACGGAGGAGTCGGAACGGCGTTGGGGAGGCACGGAGGCCTTCTCCGAGTCGCGGCGGCGCACCGCCCGCTACACCAAGGGCGACTGGATGCGTATGCGGGACGAGAGGAACGCCTGGCTGGAGCGCTATGACGCCCTGATGGCCGCGGGCGGGAGGCCGGACGGCGAGCGCGCCATGGACCTGGCCGAGGAACACCGGCAGCACATCGGGACATGGTTCTACGCGTGTTCGTACGCCATGCATCGCGGGCTCGGGGAGATGTATGTCGCCGACGAGCGGTTCAGGGAGTTCTACGACTCCACCCGGCCGGGTCTCGCCGAGCATCTCAGGGACGCGATCGTGGCGAACGCCGCCCGGCACTCCTGACGAGGTCCCGGCACTTCTGACGCGGCCCCGGGCCGGGATCGGCATCCCGGCCCGGGACCGCCGTCGTCCGGAGGGCGTGATCCGGGGTCTCCCGCCGCCCGGGGCCATGGCTTTGTCCGGGTTCGAGCACCGTGCATCCCTCGGACACCGGTGGAACGCGGTGAGGACACCGTGCGTTGATAGCTTTGTCCGGCCATCGTTGTCGGCCGCCCCTCAGGACGCCGCACGTCCCTTCACTCTTCAGGAGCCCGGAACCGTGACGACGCTTGCCCTCGGACCGAGCTGGCTGGATCCGAACTACCTACTGGACCAATTCGGAATCTGGGGCCTGCTCCTTGTCGTCTTCGCCGAGTCGGGCCTGCTCATCGGGTTCTTCCTGCCGGGCGACTCGCTGCTGTTCACCTGCGGACTGCTGATCACCTCGGGGACCCTGGACTTCCCGCTGTGGGCCGCGGTCGCCCTGATCTGCGTCGCGGCAATCCTGGGCGACCAGGCGGGCTACATGTTCGGCAGGAAGGTCGGCCCGTCGCTCTTCAACCGTCCGGACTCGCGTCTCTTCAAGCAGGAGAACGTGACGAAGGCGCACGAGTTCTTCGAGAAGCACGGTCCGAAGTCCCTGATCCTGGCCCGCTTCGTGCCGGTCGTGCGCACCTTCACGCCGATCATCGCCGGCGTCAGCGGCATGCGGTACCGCTCCTTCCTGGTCTTCAACGTCATCGGCGGCGTCCTGTGGGGCGCCGGTGTCACCCTGCTGGGTTCCTGGCTGGGCAACATCGCGTTCGTCCACGCGCACATCGAGCTGATCCTGATCCTGATCGTCCTGATCTCGGTGGTCCCGATCGCCATCGAGTTCCTGCGGGCGCGCTCCCAGGCCAAGAAGAACCCGCCGGAGGACCCGGCCGAGCAGCAGTTCACCGAGTTCGGCCAGGAGCCGCCGGTCATGGACGACGCCACGACCCGGCTGCGCCACGTGACGCCCGCCTACCAGGACCAGAGCGGGCAGCCCTACGGCGACCAGGGCCGGAGCCCGGCGTTCCCCGGCCAGGACCAGGGCCCGGCGTACGGCGACCCGATGCAGGCCCCGTCGTACGGCGACCAGGGTCGGGCACACCCGCAGAGCGGGCAGCCCTACCACCCGAACCAGGGCTACGGCCAGAACTACGGACCGGGCCAGGGCCAGGGCCAGGGACAGAACTACGGCCAGGCCGGCCCGTACGCCCAGCAGTACCCCCAGGGTCACCAGCAGCCGCAGCCGCAGCAGCCGTACGACCCCCAGCAGGGCTATGACCAG encodes:
- a CDS encoding aldehyde dehydrogenase family protein — protein: MSSYFTDLAQQYIGGEWRPGTGSWDIIDVNPYDGEKLASITIATVGEVDEAYRAAAAAQKEWATTNPYTRRAVLEKVLGLVEDREAEITEAIIAELGGTRLKAAFELHLAKEFLRESVRLTLRPEGTILPSPVDGKENRLYRVPVGVVGVISPFNFPFLLSLKSVAPALALGNGVVLKPHQDTPVVGGSLIARLFEDAGLPGGLLNVVITDIAEIGDAFLEHPVPKVISFTGSDQVGRHVATVCASLFKRSVLELGGNSALVVLDDADVDYAVDAAVFSRYVHQGQVCMAANRVLVDRSVQKEFTEKFVAKVRSLKAGDPRDPETVIGPVINSSQAEAISGVVQQAVAEGATALVHGTTTGNLIEPSVLTGLPADSALLRQEVFGPVAFLIPFDGEQEAVRIVNDTPYGLSGAVHTGDIERGVRFARQIDTGMFHVNDGTVHDEPIVPFGGEKHSGIGRLNGETTIDAFTTQKWISVQHGRSAFPF
- a CDS encoding glutamate decarboxylase; translated protein: MPLHTGSTQPDGRPRSLNPFFGEANPAVEMSEAPHKHRLPDGPMPPSVAYQLVHDELMLDGNARLNLATFVTTWMEEQADRLMSECRDKNMIDKDEYPRSAELERRCVAMLAHLWNAPRPETVVGCSTNGSSEACMLAGMALKRRWIRRNADRYPSADARPNLVMGVNVQVCWEKFCTFWEVEARQVPMEGDRFHIDPQAAADLCDENTIGVVGILGSTFDGSYEPIADLCAALDALQERSGLDIPVHVDGASGAMIAPFLDEDLVWDFRLPRVSSINTSGHKYGLVYPGVGWALWRDQEVLPEELVFRVNYLGGDMPTFALNFSRPGAQVVAQYYTFLRLGRDGYRAVQQTTRDVARSLAERVEALGDFRLLTRGDQLPVFAFTTAAEVKAYDVFDVSRRLREFGWLVPAYTFPADREDLSVLRIVCRNGFSTDLADLFMDDLTRLLPLVRRQTCPMTRDKRLATSFHH
- a CDS encoding MerR family transcriptional regulator; amino-acid sequence: MSYSVGEVAGFAGVTVRTLHHYDEIGLLVPGERTRAGHRRYGEADLDRLQQILFYRELGFPLDEVAALLDDPDTDPRAHLRRQHRLLTVRIERLRSMAAAVERAMEAHTMGIALTPQERFEVFGDQDPEQHTEESERRWGGTEAFSESRRRTARYTKGDWMRMRDERNAWLERYDALMAAGGRPDGERAMDLAEEHRQHIGTWFYACSYAMHRGLGEMYVADERFREFYDSTRPGLAEHLRDAIVANAARHS
- a CDS encoding DedA family protein, which encodes MTTLALGPSWLDPNYLLDQFGIWGLLLVVFAESGLLIGFFLPGDSLLFTCGLLITSGTLDFPLWAAVALICVAAILGDQAGYMFGRKVGPSLFNRPDSRLFKQENVTKAHEFFEKHGPKSLILARFVPVVRTFTPIIAGVSGMRYRSFLVFNVIGGVLWGAGVTLLGSWLGNIAFVHAHIELILILIVLISVVPIAIEFLRARSQAKKNPPEDPAEQQFTEFGQEPPVMDDATTRLRHVTPAYQDQSGQPYGDQGRSPAFPGQDQGPAYGDPMQAPSYGDQGRAHPQSGQPYHPNQGYGQNYGPGQGQGQGQNYGQAGPYAQQYPQGHQQPQPQQPYDPQQGYDQPQQYPYGQGYPQS